One part of the Solanum dulcamara chromosome 8, daSolDulc1.2, whole genome shotgun sequence genome encodes these proteins:
- the LOC129901140 gene encoding uncharacterized protein LOC129901140 isoform X3: MENGNVVSGDKPTVMVTNDDGIDAPGLRALVRALVSTNLIHVLVFAPDSERSAASHCVSWQRAVTVKKVDVPGATAFAVSGTPADSTSLGISKKIFPSVPDLVVSGINLGCNCGYDIVYSGTVGGAREAFFHGIPSVAVSYDCYNMVGRKLNVDDFTLCAEASIPIITAMLAEISKKTYPQNCFLNINVPREVANNKGYRLTKQGKCFYKMGWTQVTSEAQEGTISPAKVMEIKPPGNTEVCSEESSLSTKEEHLVFKLDITVTPLSALSPAEIDSVAFFKKWLPGVS, translated from the exons ATGGAGAACGGGAACGTTGTCTCCGGTGATAAGCCGACGGTGATGGTGACCAACGACGACGGAATTGATGCACCTGGTTTGAGAGCTCTTGTTCGTGCCCTCGTCTCCACCAATCTCATCCATGTCCTCGTTTTTGCTCCTGACTC TGAAAGATCGGCTGCTAGTCATTGTGTTTCATGGCAACGCGCAGTTACTGTTAAGAAAGTTGATGTCCCTGGCGCCACAGCTTTTGCAGTTTCTG GAACTCCAGCAGACTCAACTTCCCTAGGGATCTCCAAAAAGATCTTTCCTTCAGTACCTGATCTG GTTGTCAGTGGCATTAATTTAGGCTGCAACTGTGGTTATGACAT TGTTTATTCAGGGACAGTGGGTGGTGCACGAGAGGCTTTCTTCCATGGCATTCCTTCCGTCGCTGTATCATATGATTGCTATAATAT GGTTGGTCGAAAACTCAATGTTGATGATTTCACATTGTGTGCTGAAGCTTCCATACCCATCATCACTGCTATGTTGGCTGAGATTTCTAAAAAGACTTATCCTCAGAATTGCTTTCTAAATATAAATGTACCAAGAGAAGTTGCCAACAACAAG GGCTATCGGCTGACTAAGCAGGGGAAATGTTTTTACAAAATGGGATGGACACAAGTTACTTCTGAAGCACAAGAAGGTACAATATCACCAGCAAAAGTAATGGAGATTAAACCACCAGGAAATACAGAAGTATGTTCAGAAGAGAGCTCATTAAGCACCAAAGAAGAACATCTAGTGTTTAAGTTAGAC ATTACTGTTACTCCCCTTTCCGCCTTATCTCCTGCAGAGATAGATAGTGTTGCATTCTTCAAAAAATGGCTTCCTGGTGTCT CATAA
- the LOC129901140 gene encoding uncharacterized protein LOC129901140 isoform X2 produces the protein MENGNVVSGDKPTVMVTNDDGIDAPGLRALVRALVSTNLIHVLVFAPDSERSAASHCVSWQRAVTVKKVDVPGATAFAVSGTPADSTSLGISKKIFPSVPDLVVSGINLGCNCGYDIVYSGTVGGAREAFFHGIPSVAVSYDCYNMVGRKLNVDDFTLCAEASIPIITAMLAEISKKTYPQNCFLNINVPREVANNKGKCFYKMGWTQVTSEAQEGTISPAKVMEIKPPGNTEVCSEESSLSTKEEHLVFKLDTAETPAVDNDDTDYSSLEAGYITVTPLSALSPAEIDSVAFFKKWLPGVS, from the exons ATGGAGAACGGGAACGTTGTCTCCGGTGATAAGCCGACGGTGATGGTGACCAACGACGACGGAATTGATGCACCTGGTTTGAGAGCTCTTGTTCGTGCCCTCGTCTCCACCAATCTCATCCATGTCCTCGTTTTTGCTCCTGACTC TGAAAGATCGGCTGCTAGTCATTGTGTTTCATGGCAACGCGCAGTTACTGTTAAGAAAGTTGATGTCCCTGGCGCCACAGCTTTTGCAGTTTCTG GAACTCCAGCAGACTCAACTTCCCTAGGGATCTCCAAAAAGATCTTTCCTTCAGTACCTGATCTG GTTGTCAGTGGCATTAATTTAGGCTGCAACTGTGGTTATGACAT TGTTTATTCAGGGACAGTGGGTGGTGCACGAGAGGCTTTCTTCCATGGCATTCCTTCCGTCGCTGTATCATATGATTGCTATAATAT GGTTGGTCGAAAACTCAATGTTGATGATTTCACATTGTGTGCTGAAGCTTCCATACCCATCATCACTGCTATGTTGGCTGAGATTTCTAAAAAGACTTATCCTCAGAATTGCTTTCTAAATATAAATGTACCAAGAGAAGTTGCCAACAACAAG GGGAAATGTTTTTACAAAATGGGATGGACACAAGTTACTTCTGAAGCACAAGAAGGTACAATATCACCAGCAAAAGTAATGGAGATTAAACCACCAGGAAATACAGAAGTATGTTCAGAAGAGAGCTCATTAAGCACCAAAGAAGAACATCTAGTGTTTAAGTTAGAC ACTGCGGAAACACCAGCAGTGGATAATGACGATACTGATTACTCATCCCTTGAAGCAGGATAT ATTACTGTTACTCCCCTTTCCGCCTTATCTCCTGCAGAGATAGATAGTGTTGCATTCTTCAAAAAATGGCTTCCTGGTGTCT CATAA
- the LOC129901140 gene encoding uncharacterized protein LOC129901140 isoform X1, translated as MENGNVVSGDKPTVMVTNDDGIDAPGLRALVRALVSTNLIHVLVFAPDSERSAASHCVSWQRAVTVKKVDVPGATAFAVSGTPADSTSLGISKKIFPSVPDLVVSGINLGCNCGYDIVYSGTVGGAREAFFHGIPSVAVSYDCYNMVGRKLNVDDFTLCAEASIPIITAMLAEISKKTYPQNCFLNINVPREVANNKGYRLTKQGKCFYKMGWTQVTSEAQEGTISPAKVMEIKPPGNTEVCSEESSLSTKEEHLVFKLDTAETPAVDNDDTDYSSLEAGYITVTPLSALSPAEIDSVAFFKKWLPGVS; from the exons ATGGAGAACGGGAACGTTGTCTCCGGTGATAAGCCGACGGTGATGGTGACCAACGACGACGGAATTGATGCACCTGGTTTGAGAGCTCTTGTTCGTGCCCTCGTCTCCACCAATCTCATCCATGTCCTCGTTTTTGCTCCTGACTC TGAAAGATCGGCTGCTAGTCATTGTGTTTCATGGCAACGCGCAGTTACTGTTAAGAAAGTTGATGTCCCTGGCGCCACAGCTTTTGCAGTTTCTG GAACTCCAGCAGACTCAACTTCCCTAGGGATCTCCAAAAAGATCTTTCCTTCAGTACCTGATCTG GTTGTCAGTGGCATTAATTTAGGCTGCAACTGTGGTTATGACAT TGTTTATTCAGGGACAGTGGGTGGTGCACGAGAGGCTTTCTTCCATGGCATTCCTTCCGTCGCTGTATCATATGATTGCTATAATAT GGTTGGTCGAAAACTCAATGTTGATGATTTCACATTGTGTGCTGAAGCTTCCATACCCATCATCACTGCTATGTTGGCTGAGATTTCTAAAAAGACTTATCCTCAGAATTGCTTTCTAAATATAAATGTACCAAGAGAAGTTGCCAACAACAAG GGCTATCGGCTGACTAAGCAGGGGAAATGTTTTTACAAAATGGGATGGACACAAGTTACTTCTGAAGCACAAGAAGGTACAATATCACCAGCAAAAGTAATGGAGATTAAACCACCAGGAAATACAGAAGTATGTTCAGAAGAGAGCTCATTAAGCACCAAAGAAGAACATCTAGTGTTTAAGTTAGAC ACTGCGGAAACACCAGCAGTGGATAATGACGATACTGATTACTCATCCCTTGAAGCAGGATAT ATTACTGTTACTCCCCTTTCCGCCTTATCTCCTGCAGAGATAGATAGTGTTGCATTCTTCAAAAAATGGCTTCCTGGTGTCT CATAA